The genomic interval GATGTCAACAATTCAATGAAAGCATTCATTGTCTTCAaaactatggcgttttacataaAAAGCATCACCATTTAGTCAAATGTGATGGACTTGTGGTACTTCATATTGTAGTAGTTGCTTTTTTGGACGCCATGATGGATTTTGTGAAACATAATACACTTATGCTATGTCTGATGATATTGAAGTGTTATTTAACCCCttaaacctaggtatagacaccataATCGTCACATTGGAGTGGATAGTTATATAGAAATGATCAGAAAaaggtttttgcggccatcttgaaagAGCAACTTTCCGGAGTTCGATTTCgttaaacttttgatatgttataaagtacattctaccctaccaggatcaatcaggtgagcttaagtTTAACAATGCTCTCTTCAATAGCATGGGTTTAATGGTGTGTTAGAGGTCAACACGTATTCAGCCCAAAACACTAAACAACCGAGCACATGAAAAATACACTCATAAAATCCTTCTTACAGAAAAGAATAACCAAACACTCTATTTATTTCATTTAGCTTGTGACCTGGCTTTAGAATGTGCTACCCTATCTCAGTGTGTGTTATTTCTGTAAAGATGATTAATACAATTCTAAAAATTACCTTGAATAGAATAGAGAATTGAGAATAGGgaatttgtgtaaataaaacgATCTCAAGATTTTTGTCAatcatagttttgtttattttttaaaggttGAATCTATCTGACAAAGTTCTATTTGGATTTTACACGACTGTGATTTTAATTATAGTTCATCTTAATGGCGTATGTAATATCGTATTCCATACACCAAACAATCGAGCGAGCAACACAACTCACCGGAAATAAAACACGTATGTATTATTGCTATTATATCTCCTGTATTGTGTCGACCAGTTTGATATTTACTTGTTAATAATTTAAAAGAACATCCAAGAAACAAATTAATAGTCATACTTGGACATTGTGCAAGCTTGCACGTGCTGGTTTCAAGACTCGCACCAGAACAGTTCAAACCTCCGAAGGCGGGAGATGGATTTGTACACGTCTTTGTTCGATATATGTGACCGTCTTCGCATGTTACGTCACACTGTGACCATGGCGACCAAGAGGACCAGACACCGTCCACTGACCAAAAAGATCTATATACACTCATTTGCATCTTATGATTCTTATGTACGTCGATACAATCTAAGAATGCAAATGtcgatcaattttgtttttaaagtatcaaaataaatattgagtaatatataatgaaaaatatacacaaacactttgtcattgaaatacttcTTTATGGTTAGACATTTTCTTAGTAAAAGTATTTTCATCTTAGTAACATATTGCACAAATGATATTTGTATACGCTATCTGTGCATGTAGATTTATTAGCGGGCAAACCAGATAGCTGTTTACCTCTGCAAGGAGTTTTCTGACAGTCAATCACTTCTTTGCTGTTACCCACACAATCCTCGGCGTGTCCCGTGGAGCAGTGACGTATACGTGTAAGAGACCCGTTCCCACATGTCACAGAACACTGGCCATTGAACCACGTAGACCAGGCTATATCGGTTTGAAACTTCATGTATAGAAGACGACTAAGGTGACATTATACAGCTCACATGAAAAGTGTTTTTGCCATACgtatttacattatatttaaacacgACGCCCGAGATGTCGTTACTCACCCGAGATATGATGTTTTGATGAGATTAATATTTAAAGTtagtttttttaaagacatttgacCCTACGTGCGTGGTCAATTTTTACCCCAATGACGcttattgaaatattaatacTGTAATACACGGTCACTTTAAGTTACATACAAACCATATATGCATCTGGACCTATCGATTCTATGGAAAAAATTCACATGTAAATTCCTCCATTTATCCCTAAGAAATTAAGTGAACAAACTGTGTGGAGGACCTCTATAAGCTTCACAATCCAAATATTTGGGCTTGAACAAGTAAGTCATCAGGTGCTAGAATATGGGACAAAATCACATAAACTTATATGTGGTTACACATCAAGCTGATCCattgaaaaatctttaaaaataatagATTGCATTAACTGGATTTCTAAGAATACAACTATCAATGGTGCATGATATGGATCACCATTGTTTGAACATAAGGATAAGATTAGTGTTTTTCTTAAGTCGTAGAGATCTGGTTAACAAACATTTTGTCGGGATCACCTGAAGTTGTGATTGATGTGTGGACATTTGGGTCAGCAGTCACTGTTGTTTGACCTGTCAAACGAGTGGTTGTTTGTGCTGTTGGACTGTTGGGTGGACTAGTCGATGTAGAGTcttctgtaaaatattaaagtcAAACAGCGTTCCAAGTAATAAACAATGGAGTATGATACATTGGAAACACTATAAAGAGTTTTACACTCAGCAATCAAAGAAACGCATGTCTTTACATGAAAGTCTCAGTTTCACACATGTTACTGAGTCTTTGCAgaaataaagagaacattaaaAAGGGccaatattattgtatataatttatCAGCCCTGGTTTAAAAGATAAGACAATATAGAAAAGTGTAGAAACATCTTCAAAGTCGGTTTGTTTGTTGAGATTTAtcaccgttttcaacagtatttcattgATATTATTATGGTCGTTTTACACACAATAGTTCTGGATAAGTTGATCTACTAGTACCAAGTtaacatacttatgccagtagcTTACACATTCacgggacgattgaactttaccggtacgtaaacaAGAATGGAAAAACGTATAATTGCATTGTAGCTAAGCGCACAACACCTATCAtctaacgcaacacctaataatccgttttatcctatatatttcctaagtatcgggggctaccgcctcCAAACCCACGCGTTTTCTGATAGTgataaacaactgcgtaccggtaaagttcagtCAAGCCCACATTAACTACGATGCAAGCTTCCAATAGAGAcaactcaagggatttggtcgttgtggtctttgttcacaggtaaTCCTTATTCGCATGATCGATTGAAACTTTTACAAAATATGCTAGTGGGCTTTTAACAAGTACCTTATCTATGTaagtgctctattgtttaaatgtttgagaactaatgcatgtatattgaaataaaggATTGACAACAcagtttgtattttaaattaattatttcgatttttttattgttttgtattacttATTTTAACAATCGAATACATGTTTACGCTTCAGAATGTTCTGGATTAGAGTTTTGCCTACACCAAGTACACTAGTCACTCTTATAAAACTGTGTCCTTTGCCTAACATACTAATCACCTAAACTCGtgcttccaacgtcaagaacttacgttTGAGAGCCATAACGGCTAATTGTGTCAGACAATTATTTATCTGTAATCTATGTACGTTTTAAACGGAGCAATTTAAGCAAGGAATGGGTATCAAGATGTATGTGTTTAGTTGATATCGTAATTGTAATGAATTTTAATAAGTTGATGTAAGCCCCAAATTATTCTTTGATGTTTGGCAAAtaagtacattaatcgcgagtcactggATAAAAAATGCAATTTCTCACATTTAAAACGAACTCTCAAATGCATACAAGAAGCATACGGCCTCAAATTAGCAATGAGTGTTAAATAACCAAATAGACTGCTATCGAGTTCAGTAAACTGTAACTTGCCAAATTTCCATGGCGACCGACGCTTGAACTGGTAAGATGTTGAACACTTGACTATCTCAGTATCATGGTGGCCATTGTTTTATTGAAAGTTGTAAAACCGTTGTAATGATTAAAGTGGTCATTGTGATCTACAGTGTCTATAAAACATAAAGagtaaattatcataatttattattCGATATCAAATGGCGGTTGCTGATTGTTGTTTGCTGGGCGATGTTATTCGCATGTATAATACATTGTGAAATCGGTCGGAGGAAATCGATGTGGTCGTTATGGGGTCGTTTTGGTAGTCGCTGGGGCAGGTTAGACTGTACTTAAATCAGAGAAAGCTTGAGAATACGTGAAAATGATTTCTGACCATTCCCAACACAGCGTATGTTGTGCGTTTAGAATTGAATTTGCGATCCTTAGACGAATTGGTCTAGCACTCTAAAAAGTAAGCTTACCAGCCTTCATTTCCCATTAAAGGGCATCGTACATTATTCTCTGACGATTGATGTTTGTCAAACTTACCACGCACGTACAGGGTGTCTTGAGCGGGCTTGATGTCCCGGTTACAGTTTTCCGTGGTGCAACAGTAGGTACAGTGGATGTCCTTCATCGTGTTCTGGTCTGGTTTGTAGTCCTGACAGTCTGTATCATCACTTGTGCTGTGCCACCAGTCGTGTTCACACTCGTCGAATGTTCCACACCTTTTTAGAAATTCAAGATGACTGTGAACACCGACGGACATCAAAATTTGAATAGGATTCGCATACTTGAGTGCTGACATTGACCTTTGGGCTACATACTTAAGTCTTGCTTGATGATCGCGTCTACTATATATTGCGAATACTTCGatttgtgaaaacttaaatttCGGACACACTAAATAAATAACTTTAGAGTGTTCGAAAACTGAGTACTAACGCTATTGTTTTGACGCACTAGTGTTCTGAATCGTCAAAATGGTGGAAAACATACAAGttttatgtctttaaaaaaaaatctctctAAATATATATCAGATTTTCATTACAATGATGTATACACTATTATGTCTGCTTTGCACAAAGAAATTAAACAAATGGCAATACAAAGTACAATAGTTAATTATTGTTCTCAGCACTCGATCTCAACGTATTGTATCAGTATATGAAGTTTCATTCGAGTCTCGTTAATACGTcagtaaatgatatattttgcaCGATACATTTACTTAATGAAATTAGGCTCTTTGAATGGCAAGgtttgatttcatttatttaattggcGTAAACTAACTTTGAGAGATAAATTCCATTGCAATCTGGCAGGCGGACAACACACAACCAATGAATCTTCACAACCATCGAAAACCCACCTTAATAACTTAAATTTCACTCAGTGGTCGTCATCATATAGATTAACAGTATAAATAAATCACCCAAATAAAATCCGAGACGGTCACGGCTATTTTCAACTTAGCAAAGAAAATATCATGTCAGGCACTTCAAAATCCTTATGTTCATACACTGCATAAGATGTTTTTGCAAGTCGACCGCCGAAAATAAAAGGTACATAAAGGCTTCCAGATGGCTAAAACATCCAAGATGGCCATCTGTTAgcaatattgaactgtttttaagAAAGTTTTATATCACACAGTGTCAAGATTATTTCAGTCAAGTGTGTTAACTTTAAGAGACATTTTGCAGATTCTCTAAAATGCGAATATAAAATATGGCAAAAGAGTATGACATGCCCTTCAAgtcctttaaaatataaaacaagaacaaCTGCATGTAAATTAAAAAAGCATTGAAGAATTTTAAAGagcaaatattaaacaaacattatCCAAGACGGCTACAGTTAAGCCATTTATATTATATTGGGATTATGTCATCTGAAACCTAATTCTCACAAACATCATGTCACTAGGTTAAAGCAAAGGATTTTATAAGATACATTCTACAAACTCTGTTTTAGCCTTCTGTAGAATTTGTGATTTTATTCATGATGCAGGGAAAAAAGTATTGGGCTCGTTTATATCAGAGGGGAGTTTAAGAAACCATTTATAAAGTATGGTAGAAAAAAATCTACAATGCGTTCTAGAATAGTTTTACATTAATTGCAATCAGTGAACCCCTTTGAGCCGACTGCTCTATGTGTGACTTCAATGATACAGTAAGCTGGAATCCACAATAAGAACTAGATATAGCAGAGCGTTTTATGACTTGCCTTCTGTCAACCCATTTGGAGCCGTCTTCTTTGTTTGTGACTTCATTGATACAGTAGGAGTCGGGACACATCTCTACCTTGGTGAGGACAAAGCACAGCTGTGGGTTGACCTTACACACTGTGCAATGGATAGCtgaaacataaataatacaactGTTGCATAAATAGCCATAATGCACACAATTGTTGGAATCATTTACACATGTATATACGCTTAAATATCGATACATAAATcg from Dreissena polymorpha isolate Duluth1 chromosome 1, UMN_Dpol_1.0, whole genome shotgun sequence carries:
- the LOC127859903 gene encoding uncharacterized protein LOC127859903 produces the protein MIYHNSRKTRHLIAKMELTKQVSLLLMLLLQLRHVSASTCHCTFNAKTPVRTETNTKAHIVQYVGSGTCFNGNINNDWFIVSGHQDMNIQEDHLLAYDNCILLDAREWLAEIPALRTGSFLGYDGWMPCLVDGQIHACFAASFEACLKNSSFDGCPPVKIPDKRFLLDTVVSTTSAPHRISTAPHPIHCTVCKVNPQLCFVLTKVEMCPDSYCINEVTNKEDGSKWVDRRCGTFDECEHDWWHSTSDDTDCQDYKPDQNTMKDIHCTYCCTTENCNRDIKPAQDTLYVREDSTSTSPPNSPTAQTTTRLTGQTTVTADPNVHTSITTSAWSTWFNGQCSVTCGNGSLTRIRHCSTGHAEDCVGNSKEVIDCQKTPCRVDGVWSSWSPWSQCDVTCEDGHIYRTKTCTNPSPAFGGLNCSGASLETSTCKLAQCPTSSTAVADATTAAPCKCSHLSVHFHCQHPSTDGNQLKVTCCAVSWECHMLPWKHNK